The genomic interval cactgatcatgtgtgctaatatagcatgaaaaacagtagtaaaaacagtagtaaaaatattaggctgtggacattagtaaaacagtagtaaaacagtagtaaagcagtagcaAAGCAGTAAAGCATAGTGCAACAGCTACTGATGTGGATAAcaatgggaaaaaaaacaaaaaccagTTGATCAAATACATTCTTCACAAGAGCAACATTAGGCGCGTCAAAGTGCAATAGTTTACCGAACTCGCTAGGTAAGTGACTGTTAAATAAACCAACTAACACATCTGATCACTATGGAGGAATCCTTGCTAATACACTGCCAAGGAAGGTCTTTCTAAAAGAAAGTGATAATTATTTTAGCTTGTTGGTAACGAATGGTATTGCGCAACCATGCGAGGTAACATCCTTTTCAAGATGAGTTAAAAACATGTTTGCCATATTTATAAACATGATGAGCTATGCCTTTGGTAAAGAATCAAAGCTCCAAGTGATTATAGATTCTAGTAAGTTATACTGGGACGGTTTTAGAGGTCTTAAAGTCCGTGGCTGTCTAGCTGAGGGATCACATTTCTCATAACGTTAATTGTGACAGGTTTATGTTCTGCCAATTCTACTAGCAATAAGTTAGGTCTTTATTCGTTTACGTGAGAGACTTTACACTATTCTTCTGTTAGCTGTTATGTTAGCAAATGGTTGGTTCATCTGAGACACCTGAATTACCGTTTAAATATTAcatttgcattttaaaaatgtcttgCTAATGTAAGCTAGCCTGTTAGCTTCCAACCGATTGCTCCTTAGGACAATAAAAACATATGTATACGTTTCCCATTCACCATAAGGATTTACATGCATTATTTTGTTTCGTTTTATTCGAATCCAAACTAATTTAATCTCCGTTGACTTTTCCTTGTCCTCCTGGGGTTCTTGAAGAAACTAGAATGCAGGGCCCATTTTGCAGCCGTGGTATGCACCAAGGAACGTTAGTGCACGGCCATCCCCGCATACACTGAATAACTGATAACAATGTATCAGACATGACAGCTGTCGCGTGGTTCATTTACCTTGATTGGCTGTGTCCATGGCGTCGAATAAATGAAAAGACGTCGAAATTAGTTTCTggtaataaacaaaaaaatgtaatattcGTATGACCGACACTTAactccctcttcttctcccgTCTCCTCGACTTGCCCACAACAACAACTCGCTGAGACAGTCACGGCCAGGCACACGGACGAGACAGCCAACTCAACTCAGCTTGATGAACCTTTCGTTTCCACCCTTTCCGGCGCAACTGGATGACGTCTACTCTTTAAACTCAGCCataatagagctgcacagtccatttattttctcttataatattattttatttatttttatttgtttatttatttttgttgatgttttcctTCATGTCTGTGTTTTACTGTCTCTAGTCTCAATTTTTGTATGTACTGTTATtgcattaataaaaaaaaaataaaaaaaagagctgcacagtcccgcccacagccgatgccggatgtaaaaattcaatgcaatttctccattgacaattgcggtataagccataaaaacttaactgcatgtggtagacttaaaaccagctacggctgtactaagcgattgtatatgctcctattcaccccttgcaagtgacgtcacgttttgttcgcgccacagcaaaatagcctagtggacggcaagaacacgaatcaaatcaatgggttgtaaatgggacatatcgcacagctaggagattatagtgagatttaaccgtaataatgcccttccacgactgttggcttattgtttggaatacaacaacatcccatgttcttgcatagatatattttggtttgttttctttgtgtttcgggagtatttcaaccacaattgcatgcttatctcctcagtgtatgaagcacagcagcggttgctatagcaaccatagactctgaacaggacggcagatagcacttaggcaaagtctttggcaagatctgaatgtaaacagataataccgttcaagttttttttaaatttcctatttctttcaattctttaacttaatgtaagaagtaagtttatttgCTGGGCAAtgtacaaactgacgagttacattagccctagcactatgagctacgataaacgttagctagaatagctagaagctagcttctatgtgtggcagctagttattatttcatgttctgatatgacattctttttaacgttttgactatgttacaactgataaaagcaagacaaataaagtaaccaaatcgctttgcaatattttagtccagaaatacttatgggtgttcatttaccataatgttaattacagtagcctaacgtaacgttatctccccttgctgttaccaccagttttaataactttacatttgcgatcatgacccatttcatctaacaacaccactggcatcttctttgactatcagaccccaaacagcaatacattgaactacaaagatgttatagtaatgttgttcagttcatcataatctttatgacataatgtaatttgccgtccgtctcccatctttttgccgtccagcatggagccgtcacgtgacttaagtcacgtgtctgcaaggggtgaatagacaacaagagttcatggggcactaaccttgttttgagataaatgccttttattcgcgatctcttggataagtacttcattacccacaatcctgaacaatcccacaatcccacattgatgcctctgattggtggaaaggccgttatggtcatagtttgaaactttctcagcgaaaaatattgacaaagatggcggagtcttttactgcctatggtgaaaatcttaatgtgattaaaaactttcttgacgaatattggtacttgtatcaacaattggggtttatacatcacacgaacttagtcagggccaatacactatcaaatagaccactgtaaatgttagtttaaacactcaaacttttcaggtagccgacaggctaacctttagcatttccgacattgtatgtcattacataatgcagctaacattagcctatgctgcaacacagtatgaaatattttatgttttagtgagtgtccaaaggggtgaaagccactttaaatcgggtcacattattgactgttgtgtgtccgagagtcagtttgtgggttttgtaagggccagcatgagggacaagacctacaaagttgtggtgagttaagggaggttggtaacattaatgctgctagcagtgctagttaacattagctaggctactgtagccttcatactgtatgattcatatcaatcattaacctaggaatacttcgtgcatttaaagaacattttgtgtaataattcacagcaaattaataaactgaatacggtggtccaagagcagaccatgcaccagtccatgcatcagcccgactgagcagtgatgacagcataggatgagtCAGGTAACGTTACGAAGCACTGccacgttaaccgctttcacacacacacgatataaaatacacgatgataaatataaaattcaatatcaaaacactattatttacacgattacacctgaaataactgctattaactgcacattcactatataaaaatcactgtttggagaaaagggttcgcgtgctgtcgccggttggaaatggcaaaataaatcgcgCCAATTTTGCCTTTTGgccccttgcaagtgacgtcacgttttgttcgcgccacagcaaaatagcctagtgcacggcaagaacacgaatcaaatcaatgggttgtaatgggacatatcgcacagctaggagattatagtgagatttaaccgtaataatgcccttccacgactgttggcttattgtttggaatacaacaacatcccatgttcttgcatagatatattttggtttgttttctttgtgttttggggagtatttcaaccacaattgcatgcttatctcctcagtgtatgaagcacagcagcggttgctatagcaaccatagactctgaacaggacggcagatagcacttaggcaaagtctttggcaagatctgaatgtaaacagataataccgttcaagtttttttatttcctatttctttcaattctttaacttaagacatgtaggcctaagaagtaagtttattaaGCTGGGCAACGTTACAAACTGAcgaagttacattagccctagcactatgaggtacgataaacgttagctagaatagctagcttctaagtgtggcagctaagttattatttcatgttctgttatgacattcttaacgttttgactatgttacaactaaTAAAgtacaagacaaataaagtaaccaaatcgctttgcaatattttggtctagaaatacttatgggtgttcatttaccataatgttaattacagtagcctaacgttatgACCTAATGTTATCTCcacttgctgttaccaccagttttaataactttacatttgcgatcatgacccatttcatctaacaacaccactggcatctttcattgactatcagaccccaaacagcaatacattgaactacaaagatgttatagtaatggtgttcagttcatcataatcgttatgacataatgtaatttgccgtccgtctcctatctttttgccgtccagcatggagccgtcacgtgacttaagtcacgtgtctgcaaggggtgaatattattcagtgaggcgcagtggtttatgggatgagtagttccttcgctcggaaatgaaaatatgtacacagtattgtacttttttggattttctcttcgttttttcactcaaaatgatatgttgtatgcttatgagttatgccgtagctggttagcctaagacatgctgtaaaactctttagatacggatttttccaaacgtcaatgggacaaatgaatgggaatcttacatccggcacctaaccgcattttggctgtgggcgggactgtgcagctctataaaAGGAAAAGGAATCAGGTCTCAGGAAAAGCGGAGTCTCAGGAGTCCGACGAAAAGTTCTCAGATGAAAAGTTATCAGAGTCAGGtttcagacatcagatgaaaaagagtcaggtctcaggaaaAGCGGAGTCAGACTAAAAGGTCTCAGATAAAAAGTGATCAGATTCAGGTTTCAGAGATCAGATAaaaaggagtcaggtctcaggaaaaccGCTGTCAGAAGAAGCGGAGTCAGACGAACAAAACCTGACTCTGATAACTTTTCGTCTGAGAACTTTTCGTCTGACTCCGCTTTTCCTGAGACCTGATtccttttcatctgatgtctgagACATGACTGTAATTCCGTAAACTTGACAGCGGTTTTCCTGAGTCCTGATGCCTTTTCATCTGATGtgtgacacctgagtctgacagctgaggatgtcctaaaatgtacACCGtacaaacatcacctcaccatctgcCTCTagcctgaatacactgtaaaattaaATTACACGGTctctggacagcccaggctccaaaaacggcaacaaaaacaacctggtccagcctggccataaaaacataactgtTCCAGCCAGAGGAGCACCTTGTCAACAGGccatagagtggtgaagtcccgccccttctacttccggtccacgtgacctatctttcaaagaattatgaacgggagttaatggagagataacaattattttttggtccagtttgaattgtgccacaaatttcacacatgatgtgtgtgaatttaaaagataatttttcacgtcaagaaagtactgttgttcgatagacttcaaaagttatgttggttttatgcgaatccactcagtggactacatctctcgtctcgaacgatgtacgtcaccaacgtaatgaaacgataagagctgttatgctagttaacgttgcatcttgctgcctgctatgtcacttaacagtatgtaatgtacagtctatggacgaatacaacttacctgatgtgtttaatcctctgactcatggtattttcttcggcaaggaaagcccaattaagacctgttgctggtatgcttgtacaatctagtgtggctgtgaatgagctaacgtcactagcgcgactgatgagtttgtagtcgttggaattatgATCTTTCACAAAGTTGTAATTCAATTtgcgaaacaaactgcaaatgtctttacatgaaaaattgtctttaaacattgacaaacatcatatgggtaattcaaggcacaagtcaaccgggaccagaaaataatttatttttcgccatagactgccgttcaaatttttttgaaagataggtcccatggaggcaaacggaaggggcgggacttcaccactctatagacctctccagaataagtcccgcctccgtaacttccgtatccatccaacttccgggcgtcgattgtctatggaaaataacatggcgtttcgaaatatcataccggtaaaacatctgtaggtagcgaagtagaaaaaaatggtgggcagattggcctacacacacctaccgacaatcaaaaaatccagtggaaactagatggcagaagtgtgtaggccaatctgcccaccagctttttctactttgtcacctacagagtttgacaggtatgatctttcaaaacgccatgttatttcccattgACAACCGAAGgctggatggatacggaagttaggaggcgggacttattctggagaggtctgtTGGGGAGATTCATTtgcaggggagggagggggagcgaATAGCAAGCTCCGTTTTGTTTGACATGTGATGTTACCAAACATTGCTTAGAGTGCCTTGCCTTTAAGTTAATTAAATGGGCGCATACAAAAGGTAAACAGGCGACAAAAATAATGTTACAGGCCTAAACAGGTCCTGGCAAATTGCAGTTAAGTTGAATCTATTTGGCAAATTCAGTTATGGTGTCCGTGACTTAATTTCTACAAACATATTGTTTGAAGAACATATTTTACTTGTAAAATTTGTGTTTACCAATTTACCCCACACCTAGGCTCATCTTACCCATATGGGATAAGTTGTGCCACGAAACCAACTTTTTATCAGTGATCAGAGTTTTAGAACACTTTGAATTTGGTGTGGAGTTTACAACTTTTAAAAAACACTTAAGGTCACGACTTGAGGTGCCATATTAAGCCCACGTGTTACACCCCATGGTTTTGAGATGACGGGAGATGTGAAGTCAACCCATTATTCATAAAATGTATCACTCAGGCAGGAgtatgtaaaatattttttttatttgattagaAAGTGCTTAAAAATAGACTTAGTTGAGGACTTAAAACTCTTGGGAATTTACATCTTTGCTTGCGTCAACACTCATGGTCTTCTTGGGCAGCAGTTGAGCGTGGATGTTTGGAAGAACACCGCCTTCCGAGATGGTCACCCCTCCGAAAAGACTGTTGAGCTCCTCGTCGTTCCTAACAGCAAGCTGGATGTGACGTGGACCGATCCTCTTTTTCTTGTTATCCTTGCTGGCATTACCAGCCAACTCCAAAATTTCAGCGCACAGGTATTCGATTACAGCAGCCATGTAGACAGACGCCCCGCTTCCGATGCGCGCTGCATAGTTGCCTTTGCGCAGCAAGCGAGCAATTCGACCAACAGGGAATTGCAAACCGGCACGGGCAGAGCGGGTCGTGCTGGTCTTGACAGCAGGAACAGCAACTTTTTTCCCCCGACCAGACATTTCTGTAAGTGAGATGGTGATTAAGATTTGAATTTCCCCCTCAAGTTGCCTACCAAACGGACAAGCAACACCTAAAACTGCTGAAGCCCGTCCCATTTTCTTGCTTCGTTTATCATGTTTAACAAAATAAATGATCTCTTAGCCCTAAATAGTTTAAGGTGCAACAGTGGACAAGTTTGATCAAGCCCTGGCAACAGAGTAAAAATTGGCTTGAATCAGTCAGGATAATGAGTTATAAATTTAACAGATACAAAAATAAGACTATATTGACCTTTTAAAACACATGAAAACATACAAAACCATTTACCTACTTGCTGAAGTTTGGTAGATGTGATGAGAAAGTCAACAGGAATGTGATATGCCTGAGCCTGCCCTGCATACGTGTTTTATAGTGTGTGCCATTATTCTTGATTGAAAGAAATTGTCAGCACCTGATCCTAGCAGCAGGCCATTAATCAGTCAGTTGTAGAGCATGATCCCCTGGCATTTTTGTTAATATTGATAGGCTAGCCTTGGATCCAACTCCTTTCAATCTCTCCCTTCTCCACTAAATTTGCCTAATATCCTATGTAAGCTGCTCAGATAGGTTACTGGTGTGCTCCAAATGTGGTAAAGTTGGAGTGTATGCAGTGTCTTATCACAGCAAACAGAATTGATTACCTACAAATGTAGCGATTAATTACCCTCTGAATTGTAACCTCAACACCATACCATAAGAACAATAAAACTTTAACAACACAAGTTTCATGCCCTTTATTCCACAATCACTGAAGGACATCACACTTCCAACATcttgtagcctactataaaaataatcaatGAGTGTGAGGAAAAATGTGTCCAAGGTAACCATTAATTATAAACTAAGCTGTATGTCTCTAAAACTACTGAAAAAATACTGGCTCAAACAGCAACTAAACTGAGGCATAGAATAGCCATAGCTCAGATACAGACATATTGAGCACAGCAATCAAATAATTAATTTCAGGAAGGTGGGAATCTGTACTCAATAATGGTAAATGTGACTCTCCACTCATTGTCATTTTTCTAAGGTCAAGTTGAAAATTCATTATTGACATAAAATTATAATCTGTTTGTAGCACTTTTATcagaaaaaaatctgatacAGACAAGCCTTCCTCAGAACATGTCCTGGCTGGAATCAGCATAGTCCATCACCTACAGGTCTTCATTCATTTATAGTTTGCCTTTTGTGGATAGTAGTGTGAGGCATTGATTGACACAAAGCTCTCACTGCTTTGCCTTTTTGGAGAGAGCATTCAGCCAGGAGAATGAGAAGCTGAGGCGTGTGGAGTCACCGCTGACAGGGAGGCTGGGCCCGGGCTGCGCAGGG from Alosa alosa isolate M-15738 ecotype Scorff River chromosome 4, AALO_Geno_1.1, whole genome shotgun sequence carries:
- the LOC125292974 gene encoding histone H2A, sperm-like, which gives rise to MSGRGKKVAVPAVKTSTTRSARAGLQFPVGRIARLLRKGNYAARIGSGASVYMAAVIEYLCAEILELAGNASKDNKKKRIGPRHIQLAVRNDEELNSLFGGVTISEGGVLPNIHAQLLPKKTMSVDASKDVNSQEF